One Tachysurus vachellii isolate PV-2020 chromosome 8, HZAU_Pvac_v1, whole genome shotgun sequence genomic window carries:
- the olig1 gene encoding oligodendrocyte transcription factor 1, which yields MQPVSSLRCKGQGESTFHELMPRSVMVTGAGGSHSNSGDLHSPLRQPKFPRELSLGEQQELRRKINSRERKRMQDLNLAMDALREVMVPYSSSPTSSLAAGGGLQHPYLPLGASPNGRRLSKISTLVLARNYILLLGSSLQEMKRLLGEVSIGGTVPHLLLTGGWPFLTGPGQLLLSSPEQPLGLAQCSSLPLNGAPALEESTAWGPRGMAGTLLCPCRVCRVPRVVHPTPTSRFQK from the coding sequence ATGCAACCTGTATCAAGTCTCAGGTGCAAGGGACAAGGAGAGAGCACTTTTCACGAGCTCATGCCCAGATCAGTAATGGTTACAGGAGCAGGAGGATCACATAGTAATTCTGGGGATCTTCATAGCCCTCTTAGACAACCTAAATTTCCTCGAGAACTCAGCCTGGGGGAGCAACAGGAACTCAGGCGAAAAATCAACAGccgtgagagaaagagaatgcaAGACCTAAACTTGGCTATGGATGCTTTGCGGGAGGTGATGGTACCGTACTCTTCATCCCCAACCTCATCCTTGGCTGCAGGAGGAGGGCTGCAACACCCTTATCTACCACTTGGAGCTTCTCCGAATGGCCGCCGTCTTTCCAAGATCTCCACGCTGGTCTTGGCCCGCAACTACATCCTGCTCCTTGGCTCCTCCCTCCAGGAGATGAAGCGGCTGCTAGGTGAGGTCAGCATTGGGGGGACTGTACCGCACCTGCTTCTGACAGGAGGGTGGCCATTTCTCACTGGCCCAGGACAGCTCTTGCTCAGTTCACCAGAACAGCCACTTGGACTGGCCCAGTGTTCTTCACTGCCACTGAATGGTGCTCCGGCCCTGGAGGAGTCTACAGCATGGGGTCCACGGGGGATGGCAGGGACACTACTTTGCCCCTGTCGAGTGTGTCGAGTACCCAGAGTGGTGCATCCAACTCCTACATCTCGCTTCCAGAAATGA